One Magnetococcus sp. PR-3 genomic region harbors:
- the efp gene encoding elongation factor P produces the protein MLSHTEMKQGKRILVDNQPWIIVKADFVKPGKGQAFTKIKIKNLMDGRVIERTFKSSDSVPKADVMDTDMQYLYNDGEMYHFMNPATYEQVALTEKQVEDCKKWLKENETYEVTLWEERAIAVVPPAFMILEITECEPGVRGDTVTGATKPAVVESGAAIKVPLFVEIGARVKVDTRSGEYMERAKS, from the coding sequence ATGTTATCCCATACAGAAATGAAGCAGGGTAAGCGTATTCTTGTTGATAATCAGCCCTGGATTATTGTGAAAGCCGACTTTGTAAAACCTGGTAAAGGTCAGGCGTTTACCAAAATTAAAATTAAAAACCTGATGGATGGTCGGGTGATCGAGCGGACCTTTAAATCCAGTGACAGCGTGCCCAAGGCCGATGTCATGGATACCGACATGCAGTACCTCTACAACGATGGTGAAATGTACCATTTTATGAATCCCGCCACCTACGAGCAGGTCGCCCTGACCGAAAAGCAGGTTGAGGATTGTAAAAAATGGCTCAAAGAAAATGAAACCTATGAGGTGACCTTGTGGGAAGAGCGGGCCATCGCTGTCGTACCCCCCGCTTTTATGATCCTGGAAATTACCGAATGTGAGCCCGGCGTGCGTGGGGATACCGTCACAGGTGCTACCAAGCCAGCTGTCGTCGAGAGCGGCGCGGCGATTAAGGTTCCTCTGTTTGTGGAAATTGGTGCCCGGGTTAAGGTCGATACCCGTTCTGGTGAGTATATGGAACGGGCCAAGAGCTAA
- the epmA gene encoding EF-P lysine aminoacylase EpmA: protein MTATPWQPGMDRAQLAQRARLLSQLRSHFEQTDALEVDTPILHHALAPEEHIEPIRCQDGALEGYLHTSPETCMKRLLAAGSGDIYYLGKVFRSEELGRLHNREFTMLEWYRVGWTLDALVTETAQLIGTVLDLPISKPLSYADAFTQAGGPNPHTASLAQLQQWAKTHRLSYPDGLVREELMDYLQAELVEPRLPPKAVVVVDRFPAQRAGMAQIDPGPPAVAQRFEIYVNGVELANGYLELTDAVEQRQRLESVNRRRQQQGLPAITMDQRFLAALQAGLPAVSGVALGVDRLLMLQMGAESLDSVMPFTQSRI from the coding sequence GTGACGGCGACACCCTGGCAACCGGGTATGGATCGTGCGCAGTTGGCGCAGCGTGCCCGGTTGCTGAGCCAACTGCGCAGCCATTTTGAGCAAACAGATGCGTTGGAGGTGGATACACCGATCCTGCATCATGCGCTGGCACCTGAAGAGCATATTGAGCCCATCCGTTGCCAAGATGGCGCCCTGGAAGGGTATCTGCACACCTCGCCAGAGACCTGTATGAAGCGTCTTCTGGCGGCGGGTAGTGGCGATATTTACTACCTGGGTAAAGTGTTTCGTAGTGAAGAGCTGGGACGTCTGCACAACCGTGAATTCACCATGTTGGAGTGGTACCGGGTAGGGTGGACCCTTGACGCGTTGGTGACAGAGACAGCCCAGCTGATTGGAACGGTTCTAGATCTGCCGATCTCTAAGCCTTTAAGCTATGCCGATGCGTTTACCCAGGCTGGCGGACCCAACCCCCACACCGCCTCTTTGGCACAACTGCAACAGTGGGCCAAGACCCATCGCCTCAGTTACCCCGACGGGCTGGTGCGTGAAGAGCTGATGGACTATCTGCAAGCGGAGTTGGTGGAGCCCCGTTTGCCCCCTAAAGCCGTGGTGGTGGTGGATCGCTTTCCCGCACAGCGGGCCGGTATGGCGCAGATCGATCCGGGGCCACCTGCCGTTGCCCAGCGCTTTGAGATCTATGTTAATGGTGTGGAGCTGGCCAACGGTTATCTGGAGTTGACCGATGCTGTTGAGCAGCGGCAACGCTTGGAGTCGGTTAATAGACGCCGCCAACAACAGGGGTTACCTGCCATTACCATGGATCAACGCTTCTTGGCGGCTCTGCAGGCTGGCTTGCCAGCGGTTAGTGGGGTGGCATTGGGGGTTGATCGCTTACTGATGTTACAGATGGGGGCAGAGTCCTTGGATTCTGTCATGCCCTTTACGCAATCGCGGATTTAA
- the mnmA gene encoding tRNA 2-thiouridine(34) synthase MnmA encodes MSNPQRVAIAMSGGVDSSATAALLVEQGYEVIGLTMQLWDHSTPKAPGSRSCCALDDVYDARQVAQTLGIPFYVVNYEADFRQAVVSDFIETYAAGQTPNPCVRCNQVLKFDLLLKKALSLGAHFLATGHYAIRKEDAQGNAQLWRGTDPAKDQSYFLFTTTMGQLAHVRFPLGAMDKSETRQLAQRFGLHLSDKQESQDVCFVPDGDYSAFFAKQAPHLLTPGPIVDQSGHELGQHKGLGRYTVGQRKGLGIAHPHPLFVLELDAEQNRVVVGPSDALLKTELTLTAVNWLEPTPPTAPFTTQAKIRYASPPVPAQVVPGPEGEVTVTFDHPQRAVTPGQACVFYHGDRVVGGGWIK; translated from the coding sequence ATGTCGAATCCCCAACGTGTTGCCATTGCCATGTCTGGTGGCGTGGACTCCTCAGCTACCGCAGCGCTTTTGGTGGAACAGGGGTATGAAGTTATAGGCCTGACCATGCAGCTTTGGGATCACAGCACCCCCAAAGCACCAGGCTCACGCAGCTGCTGCGCACTGGATGATGTGTATGACGCCCGTCAGGTTGCCCAGACCCTGGGTATACCCTTTTATGTGGTGAACTATGAGGCGGATTTTCGCCAAGCGGTGGTAAGCGACTTTATTGAGACCTACGCCGCGGGGCAGACCCCCAACCCCTGCGTACGCTGCAACCAGGTCTTAAAGTTTGATCTGTTACTCAAAAAAGCCTTAAGCCTGGGGGCGCACTTTTTGGCCACCGGCCACTACGCCATCCGTAAAGAGGATGCCCAGGGCAACGCCCAACTCTGGCGGGGTACCGACCCAGCCAAGGATCAATCCTACTTCCTCTTTACCACCACCATGGGGCAGTTGGCCCATGTGCGTTTTCCCTTAGGGGCTATGGATAAGTCCGAAACCCGGCAATTGGCCCAACGTTTTGGCCTGCACCTCTCAGATAAACAGGAGTCGCAGGATGTCTGTTTTGTGCCCGATGGAGACTACAGCGCCTTTTTTGCCAAACAGGCTCCGCATCTCCTAACCCCTGGTCCCATTGTGGACCAAAGCGGTCATGAACTGGGGCAACACAAAGGCTTGGGACGTTATACGGTGGGGCAGCGCAAAGGTTTGGGCATTGCCCACCCCCACCCGCTGTTTGTGCTGGAGCTGGATGCCGAGCAGAACCGTGTGGTGGTCGGCCCCTCTGATGCACTACTTAAAACAGAGCTCACCCTGACAGCCGTTAACTGGTTAGAGCCCACCCCCCCCACCGCTCCCTTCACCACACAGGCTAAAATTCGTTATGCCTCCCCCCCTGTTCCAGCCCAGGTGGTACCGGGGCCTGAGGGGGAAGTGACGGTCACCTTTGATCACCCCCAACGGGCGGTGACCCCTGGGCAGGCCTGTGTCTTTTACCACGGGGACCGGGTTGTGGGTGGAGGCTGGATTAAGTAA
- a CDS encoding SEC-C metal-binding domain-containing protein, translating into MVQPKNLNDPNTYAEALCLAATSDSQETLMQWLADTEEVAKDPLVKRYEFFAQRLQDMAPRPELGFKARTNRQAPAPKIGRNDPCPCGSGKKFKSCHINEAEKLSFKLGNPTAPIMAAATAQLISEMEAEALDDVPRDKLTDLAASEMASCYYRNEETEVALELLKGVLDGPREHDFMLYDYWIARYAEWLVEIDQAKEAEEFLMDEYDAPRGTEKHQVAQKLGAFYLDQGDPGNAETWIETALEQDGQNPFNHYLKGLTQHATGNWEPAIASYQTAMTFTEAMQGQEQGALQTMVQEAMEKAQRQELPDAEEETATEEA; encoded by the coding sequence GTGGTTCAGCCTAAGAATCTGAATGATCCTAACACCTATGCCGAAGCCCTTTGCCTAGCGGCCACCAGCGACTCGCAAGAGACGTTGATGCAATGGCTGGCCGATACGGAAGAGGTGGCCAAGGATCCCCTGGTCAAGCGCTACGAGTTCTTTGCCCAACGCCTGCAAGATATGGCGCCACGCCCTGAGCTGGGTTTTAAAGCCCGCACGAACCGTCAGGCCCCTGCCCCAAAAATTGGGCGGAACGATCCCTGCCCCTGCGGTTCAGGCAAAAAATTTAAAAGCTGCCATATTAATGAGGCCGAAAAGCTGAGCTTTAAGCTGGGCAACCCCACCGCCCCCATTATGGCCGCTGCAACAGCACAGCTGATCAGTGAAATGGAAGCCGAGGCACTGGATGATGTGCCACGGGATAAGCTGACCGACTTGGCGGCGAGTGAAATGGCCTCCTGTTACTACCGTAACGAAGAGACCGAAGTGGCTCTTGAGCTACTTAAAGGGGTTTTGGATGGCCCCCGTGAGCATGACTTTATGCTCTACGACTACTGGATCGCCCGCTATGCGGAGTGGTTGGTCGAGATTGATCAAGCCAAAGAAGCCGAAGAGTTCTTGATGGATGAGTACGATGCCCCCCGCGGCACGGAAAAACATCAGGTCGCTCAAAAGCTCGGTGCTTTCTATCTGGACCAAGGCGATCCCGGCAATGCTGAAACATGGATCGAAACCGCGCTTGAGCAAGATGGCCAGAACCCCTTTAATCACTACCTTAAAGGGTTAACCCAGCACGCCACCGGCAACTGGGAACCGGCCATTGCCAGCTATCAAACAGCCATGACCTTTACCGAGGCCATGCAGGGCCAAGAACAGGGCGCCCTACAGACCATGGTGCAAGAAGCCATGGAAAAAGCCCAGCGCCAGGAGCTGCCTGACGCTGAAGAGGAAACAGCCACGGAAGAGGCTTGA
- a CDS encoding STAS domain-containing protein, whose protein sequence is MTFSDAGEILVTQSDSETVIRVRGRFNVQQLFEVNNIRPSDHAGHKYIIDLAETEFLDSSGMGIILRLREQVSGTQENMVIRKARPEIRRLLETVQFDKLFTIL, encoded by the coding sequence ATGACATTCAGCGACGCTGGGGAGATTCTGGTCACCCAGAGTGATAGCGAGACGGTGATACGTGTACGCGGTCGCTTTAACGTGCAGCAGCTGTTTGAAGTGAATAATATTCGCCCTTCAGACCACGCAGGTCATAAGTATATTATTGACTTGGCTGAGACAGAGTTTCTGGACTCTTCTGGTATGGGGATTATCTTGCGCTTGCGTGAACAGGTTTCTGGCACTCAGGAGAATATGGTGATCCGTAAGGCACGGCCAGAAATTCGTCGTCTGCTGGAGACCGTGCAGTTTGATAAATTATTCACCATTCTTTGA
- the gltX gene encoding glutamate--tRNA ligase produces MVMRTRFAPSPTGFLHVGGARTALFCHLQARHVGGTTVLRIEDTDRERSSQEVVDAILDGMHWMGLDPDEGPLFQSDNTQRHKDMALQLLEEGKAYKCYCSKEELDEMRAGQQARKEKPRYDGRCRSRTEHPDQPYVIRFKTPLEGEVVWPDLVQGTIRIGNKELDDLILLRSDGSPTYNLAVVVDDHDMGITHVIRGEDHTSNTPRQIHLFQGLGWNVPHYAHIPLIHGEDGAKLSKRHGAVSVLQFREEGFLASALNNYLVRMGWSHGEKEEFTMDEMVELFDVNNVGRSAAIFNQSKLLWLNGIHIRQSSPDELMGELIWHLERLGVENPNPAFVQQIIPGMQERVKTLLEMAHMGMFYFRAPSEYLEKSVKKHLKAAVLPAYEALVAHLQTVSDTDWNDEGLESAFKAVMEETGAKMGKIGQPVRIALSGSDVAPGIYEILQLVGRDESLQRLEALKAFFQEKVAAENG; encoded by the coding sequence ATGGTCATGCGTACCCGATTTGCCCCATCCCCTACTGGTTTTTTACACGTTGGTGGGGCTCGTACCGCACTGTTTTGCCATCTGCAAGCCCGCCATGTTGGCGGTACAACGGTGTTGCGTATTGAAGATACCGACCGTGAGCGTTCTAGCCAGGAGGTGGTGGACGCCATTCTTGATGGCATGCATTGGATGGGGCTGGACCCGGATGAAGGTCCGCTGTTCCAGTCGGACAACACCCAGCGGCATAAAGATATGGCGCTTCAGTTGTTGGAAGAGGGCAAAGCCTACAAATGCTACTGCAGCAAAGAAGAGCTTGACGAGATGCGCGCTGGCCAACAGGCCCGTAAAGAGAAGCCCCGTTACGATGGCCGTTGCCGTAGCCGTACAGAGCATCCTGACCAGCCGTATGTGATCCGCTTTAAAACCCCGTTGGAGGGCGAGGTGGTCTGGCCCGATCTGGTGCAGGGTACCATCCGCATTGGCAACAAAGAGCTTGATGACTTGATTTTGCTGCGCTCTGATGGCTCCCCCACCTACAACTTGGCCGTTGTGGTGGATGATCATGATATGGGCATTACCCACGTGATCCGTGGTGAAGACCACACCAGCAATACGCCGCGGCAGATCCATCTGTTCCAAGGGTTGGGGTGGAATGTGCCTCATTATGCCCATATTCCGCTCATTCATGGTGAAGATGGCGCCAAGCTCTCTAAACGCCACGGTGCTGTTTCGGTTCTGCAGTTCCGTGAGGAGGGCTTCTTGGCCAGTGCCCTGAATAACTATTTGGTTCGTATGGGGTGGTCCCATGGTGAAAAAGAGGAGTTCACCATGGATGAGATGGTTGAACTGTTCGATGTGAACAATGTGGGACGCAGTGCCGCCATTTTTAACCAGTCCAAATTACTGTGGCTCAACGGTATTCATATTCGCCAATCCAGCCCTGATGAATTGATGGGTGAGTTGATCTGGCATCTGGAGCGGTTGGGGGTGGAAAATCCCAACCCGGCTTTTGTGCAGCAGATCATTCCCGGCATGCAGGAGCGGGTTAAGACGTTGCTGGAGATGGCACATATGGGCATGTTCTACTTCCGTGCGCCCAGTGAATATCTGGAAAAGTCCGTTAAAAAACACCTGAAAGCGGCTGTTCTACCCGCCTATGAAGCGTTGGTTGCACATTTGCAAACGGTCTCTGATACGGATTGGAATGATGAAGGCTTGGAGTCGGCCTTTAAAGCTGTCATGGAAGAGACCGGCGCAAAGATGGGTAAAATTGGCCAACCCGTACGGATCGCCCTTTCGGGGAGTGATGTGGCACCGGGTATCTATGAAATATTGCAGTTGGTTGGTCGGGATGAGAGCTTGCAGCGCCTGGAAGCCCTTAAAGCCTTTTTCCAAGAGAAGGTCGCCGCAGAAAATGGTTGA
- the nhaA gene encoding Na+/H+ antiporter NhaA — protein sequence MHRILQKIRHNEASSGILIFLAALCAFAIKNSDLNPLYDSLLNMPVAVQIGAFKIHKPLLLWINDGFMAIFFLLVGLELKREFLTGPLRRPENILLPTAGAVGGIAIPALIYASLNLDDSTALRGWAIPTATDIAFAMGILGLLGKRVPLTLKLFLLTLAIMDDLAAIIIIAFFYTDTLSTLSLMVAGGTLVMLLLMNRLHVSSVFPYLLFGTILWVAMLKSGVHATLAGVVLAFTIPYRTLSGKHPPLIKLEHDLQNTVGLGILPLFAFANAGISLQGISWDQVVHPVPVGIALGLFVGKQVGIFGAVWIMVQMGLTKLPDSCNWKHLYGISVLCGVGFTMSLFISTLAFEQSGMTQVAGSPEMMQSKLGILAGSILSGIIGYLYLHKVLPKEPVRPY from the coding sequence ATGCATCGTATTCTACAAAAAATCAGACATAACGAAGCGAGCAGTGGCATCCTCATTTTTTTGGCCGCTCTGTGTGCATTTGCCATTAAAAATTCAGATTTAAACCCCCTTTACGACAGCCTGCTGAACATGCCTGTCGCCGTTCAAATAGGCGCCTTTAAGATCCACAAACCTCTGTTATTGTGGATTAACGATGGTTTTATGGCGATTTTTTTCCTGCTGGTTGGGCTCGAACTTAAACGGGAGTTCCTGACCGGTCCTCTGCGCCGCCCTGAAAATATTCTTCTACCCACGGCAGGTGCGGTTGGGGGCATTGCCATTCCCGCGTTGATCTATGCCAGCCTTAATTTGGACGACAGTACAGCCTTACGCGGATGGGCCATTCCCACCGCAACGGATATTGCCTTTGCCATGGGTATTTTGGGGCTGTTGGGCAAACGGGTGCCACTGACCTTAAAGCTGTTTCTGTTAACTTTGGCCATTATGGATGATCTGGCCGCCATTATTATTATTGCCTTTTTCTATACCGACACCCTCTCTACCCTCTCCTTAATGGTGGCAGGGGGTACACTGGTCATGTTGCTACTTATGAACCGGCTGCATGTCAGCAGTGTGTTCCCCTACCTGCTGTTTGGCACCATTTTATGGGTGGCGATGCTTAAATCGGGGGTACATGCCACGCTGGCCGGGGTGGTTTTGGCTTTTACCATCCCTTACCGCACCTTATCTGGCAAACACCCACCGTTAATCAAACTGGAGCATGATCTACAAAACACCGTGGGGTTGGGTATTTTACCTCTGTTTGCCTTTGCCAACGCGGGCATCTCCCTACAGGGTATCTCCTGGGATCAAGTGGTTCATCCGGTGCCGGTGGGTATCGCATTAGGGCTGTTTGTGGGCAAACAGGTGGGGATCTTTGGTGCAGTGTGGATCATGGTTCAAATGGGCTTAACCAAACTACCGGACTCCTGCAATTGGAAACATCTCTATGGGATTTCGGTCTTGTGTGGGGTTGGTTTTACCATGAGCCTGTTTATCAGCACCCTTGCCTTTGAGCAAAGCGGCATGACCCAAGTGGCGGGTTCGCCTGAGATGATGCAGTCTAAATTGGGTATTTTAGCGGGCTCCATTTTATCGGGTATCATCGGCTACCTCTATCTCCATAAAGTTCTGCCTAAAGAGCCTGTTCGACCGTACTAA
- a CDS encoding STAS domain-containing protein, which produces MAYTEGGEIEIIEDPQETVVKIHVRFTAKQMHAIDRLKPSSNPAHRFVVDLSTTRFLDSSGMGFMLRLREQVEGSAHNLRIRGASAEMRQLLEAAQFNRLFKIE; this is translated from the coding sequence ATGGCTTACACCGAAGGCGGTGAGATTGAAATTATTGAAGATCCACAGGAGACTGTGGTTAAAATTCATGTGCGCTTTACCGCAAAACAGATGCATGCCATTGATCGTTTAAAACCCTCCAGCAATCCTGCCCATCGTTTTGTGGTGGATCTGAGTACAACCCGCTTTTTAGATTCATCCGGCATGGGGTTTATGCTGCGTCTACGTGAGCAGGTTGAGGGCAGTGCGCATAACCTGCGGATCCGTGGCGCCAGTGCTGAAATGCGTCAACTGCTGGAGGCCGCGCAGTTTAACCGTCTGTTCAAAATCGAATAA
- a CDS encoding cyclic nucleotide-binding domain-containing protein codes for MQSLSLKLLEQIPFFWGFSPEERANLLAKEDDLFDTFSTDQHLCRDGENDGTLFVIMRGTAKVTTNTAPNAILAEVKDGAVLGELAFLAQRPRNANVIATSELTAFRVNEATMHGLETSLQLKIIQELVHILIKRQDETNDALIKQKQINTTLVEALRQAKLGE; via the coding sequence ATGCAGTCACTTTCGCTCAAGCTACTGGAACAGATCCCTTTTTTCTGGGGTTTTAGCCCTGAAGAGCGGGCCAACCTGCTGGCTAAAGAGGATGATCTGTTTGATACCTTCTCCACCGATCAGCATCTATGCCGGGATGGAGAGAATGATGGCACCCTGTTTGTCATTATGCGGGGAACGGCCAAAGTCACCACCAACACAGCACCAAACGCTATTTTAGCCGAGGTTAAGGATGGTGCCGTCTTGGGTGAACTGGCCTTTTTGGCCCAACGCCCCCGTAACGCCAATGTCATTGCGACCTCGGAACTGACGGCTTTTCGGGTTAATGAGGCCACCATGCACGGGTTGGAAACCTCCTTGCAGCTAAAGATTATTCAAGAGCTGGTGCATATTCTGATCAAACGGCAGGATGAAACCAACGATGCCCTTATTAAACAAAAACAGATCAACACCACCCTAGTTGAGGCACTGCGCCAAGCCAAACTAGGGGAGTGA
- a CDS encoding STAS domain-containing protein produces the protein MSFTDSGSMQVTQTPQETLIVVRDRFNAKDLFKLGDLKLPGTPNHKVIVDIGAVKFMDSSSMGMLLRLKEQLGAADRAIHLRRPSQGVREMLNTVKFDRLFTIG, from the coding sequence ATGAGCTTTACAGACAGTGGTTCCATGCAGGTCACACAAACCCCGCAGGAAACCCTGATCGTGGTACGTGATCGTTTTAATGCCAAAGATCTTTTTAAGCTGGGTGACTTGAAGCTGCCAGGTACCCCCAATCATAAGGTGATCGTGGATATCGGTGCGGTCAAGTTTATGGACTCCTCATCTATGGGGATGTTGCTGCGCTTAAAAGAACAGTTGGGCGCAGCCGATCGTGCGATCCATTTACGCCGTCCTAGTCAGGGTGTGCGCGAGATGCTGAACACCGTCAAGTTTGATCGGTTGTTCACCATCGGCTAA
- a CDS encoding KamA family radical SAM protein gives MPFDSTRLSTQEKQAHHQFPMLITPNMAACNHAPDDAIARQFRPDAQELQSPNHYEKDPLQEAASSPMPGLVHKYQGRALLHLTDACPVHCRYCFRRHGAVTSPKDHATETALLTYLEQDTSLKELILSGGDPLMLPLHQWQWWMQRLSTLAHIERIRIHSRVPIADPARITQPLLDALTETKKTVIMVMHCNHSQELTQASKAAIRECREQGFLLLNQSVLLAGVNDTTEALANLSLDLIGLGVMPYYLHLLDAVEGAAHFEVDEQQAATLMRSLHQQLPGYALPKLVRERPNLPGKEPIQWF, from the coding sequence ATGCCCTTTGATTCAACCCGGCTTAGTACCCAGGAAAAACAGGCGCACCACCAATTTCCCATGCTGATCACCCCCAACATGGCGGCCTGCAACCATGCACCAGATGACGCCATTGCCCGTCAGTTCCGGCCAGATGCTCAAGAGCTACAGAGCCCAAACCACTACGAAAAAGATCCCCTGCAAGAGGCCGCAAGCTCCCCCATGCCCGGTTTGGTCCATAAGTACCAGGGCCGCGCCCTACTGCACCTGACTGACGCCTGCCCTGTGCACTGCCGCTACTGTTTTCGGCGCCATGGTGCGGTCACCTCCCCGAAGGATCATGCCACAGAAACGGCACTCCTGACCTACCTGGAACAGGATACCAGCCTAAAAGAGCTCATCTTATCGGGTGGAGACCCCTTAATGCTGCCCCTGCATCAGTGGCAGTGGTGGATGCAACGCCTGAGTACCCTTGCACATATTGAGCGGATACGCATTCATAGCCGGGTACCCATTGCCGATCCTGCACGCATCACCCAACCCCTGCTGGATGCGCTGACAGAGACCAAAAAAACGGTGATCATGGTCATGCATTGCAACCATAGCCAAGAGCTAACCCAGGCGAGCAAAGCTGCCATTAGAGAGTGCAGAGAACAGGGATTTTTACTGCTTAATCAGTCGGTTTTACTGGCAGGTGTCAATGATACAACCGAAGCATTGGCCAACTTAAGCTTGGATCTTATTGGACTGGGGGTCATGCCCTACTACCTGCATCTGCTCGATGCCGTTGAGGGGGCTGCCCATTTTGAAGTCGATGAACAACAGGCCGCGACATTGATGCGCAGCCTGCACCAGCAACTCCCCGGCTACGCCCTACCAAAACTGGTTCGAGAGCGGCCTAACCTACCGGGTAAAGAGCCTATTCAGTGGTTTTAA
- a CDS encoding thioredoxin family protein, with translation MVLLHTPPGELGAQAAPFELTGTDGKVHRLEDYKDAKALVVMFICNHCPYVLAVEERLIRLAESLQSHNIAVVGINSNDATNYPDDSFENMCQRSAEKNYTFDYLYDDSQQVAKAYGAICTPDFFIYDGAQKLRYRGRLDDAPRHPAQVSKEELKIAAIAIAEGKPLAQDQHASMGCSIKWKPENV, from the coding sequence ATGGTTCTACTGCACACCCCCCCAGGGGAGCTGGGCGCTCAAGCCGCTCCTTTTGAGCTAACCGGTACCGATGGCAAAGTACACCGCTTGGAAGATTATAAAGATGCCAAGGCGCTGGTGGTGATGTTTATTTGTAACCACTGCCCTTATGTGTTGGCGGTTGAAGAGCGGTTAATCCGCTTGGCGGAGAGTTTACAATCCCACAACATCGCTGTGGTGGGCATTAATAGCAACGATGCCACCAACTACCCCGATGATAGCTTTGAAAACATGTGTCAGCGCTCAGCGGAAAAGAACTACACCTTTGACTACCTCTATGATGATAGCCAGCAGGTTGCCAAGGCCTATGGGGCGATCTGTACGCCGGATTTCTTCATCTACGATGGGGCACAAAAACTACGTTATCGAGGGCGGCTGGATGATGCACCGCGTCACCCTGCTCAGGTGAGTAAAGAGGAGCTGAAGATTGCGGCCATCGCCATTGCGGAGGGTAAGCCCCTTGCCCAGGATCAGCATGCCTCCATGGGGTGTAGCATTAAGTGGAAGCCTGAGAACGTTTAA